Proteins co-encoded in one Brassica oleracea var. oleracea cultivar TO1000 chromosome C4, BOL, whole genome shotgun sequence genomic window:
- the LOC106341347 gene encoding phospholipase A(1) DAD1, chloroplastic, translating into MRLSLSPARPYSVVPSLPNHDVVSHVNVTMSWNRKCRCVLTLSSPTISTSRSPVIPKPEMWEGLLLNQDHSSGELSSYGSNNPVKLNRRWKEYQGLQNWEGLLDPLDDNLRGEILRYGQFVESAYQSFDFDPSSPTYATCRFPRNTLLDQSGLPNSGYRVTKNLRATSGINLPRWIEKAPSWMATQSSWIGYVAVCQDKDEISRLGRRDVVISFRGTATCLEWLENLRATLTHLPDGPSGPNLNGSNSGPMVESGFLSLYTSGAHSLRDMVRQEISRLLQSYGDEPLSLTITGHSLGAAIATLAAYDIKTTFKRAPMVTVMSFGGPRVGNRCFRRLLEKQGTKVLRIVNSDDVITKVPGVVLDNREKDNVKMTVSMPSWIQKRVEETPWVYAEVGKELRLSSRDSPYLNGINVATCHELKTYLHLVDGFVSSTCPFRETARRVLHR; encoded by the coding sequence ATGAGACTCTCTCTTTCTCCCGCACGTCCGTACAGTGTAGTACCCTCACTACCAAACCACGACGTTGTTTCTCACGTAAATGTTACCATGTCGTGGAACCGTAAGTGCAGATGCGTGCTTACTCTTTCTTCTCCTACAATATCTACTTCCCGGTCACCGGTTATACCCAAACCAGAAATGTGGGAGGGTTTGCTTCTAAACCAAGATCATAGTTCCGGTGAATTGTCGTCCTATGGTTCGAACAACCCGGTTAAGCTAAACCGGAGATGGAAGGAGTACCAGGGGCTTCAGAATTGGGAAGGTCTTTTAGACCCATTGGATGATAATCTCCGAGGGGAGATTCTCCGGTACGGTCAGTTCGTGGAATCGGCTTACCAGTCCTTCGATTTCGATCCTTCGTCACCAACCTACGCAACGTGCCGGTTCCCGAGGAACACGTTGTTAGACCAATCCGGTTTACCTAACTCCGGTTATCGGGTGACGAAGAACCTCCGTGCCACGTCAGGTATTAACTTACCACGTTGGATTGAGAAAGCGCCTAGCTGGATGGCTACACAGTCCAGCTGGATTGGTTACGTGGCAGTATGTCAGGACAAAGATGAGATCTCACGGCTCGGTCGTCGAGACGTAGTCATCTCCTTCCGTGGCACCGCCACGTGTCTCGAGTGGTTAGAGAATCTCCGCGCCACGCTGACTCATCTCCCTGATGGGCCGAGTGGACCAAACCTAAACGGGTCTAACTCTGGGCCCATGGTCGAGAGTGGATTCTTAAGCTTGTACACATCAGGGGCCCACAGTTTGAGAGACATGGTAAGACAAGAGATCTCGAGACTGCTCCAGTCTTACGGCGACGAGCCGTTGAGTTTAACGATAACGGGGCACAGTCTCGGCGCTGCGATCGCGACGTTAGCGGCGTACGATATCAAGACGACGTTTAAACGTGCGCCGATGGTCACCGTTATGTCTTTCGGAGGTCCACGTGTCGGAAACAGATGCTTCAGGAGACTCCTTGAGAAGCAAGGCACCAAGGTGTTGAGGATCGTTAACTCCGACGACGTCATCACCAAAGTTCCAGGTGTCGTTTTAGATAACCGAGAGAAAGATAACGTGAAGATGACGGTGTCAATGCCGAGCTGGATACAGAAACGAGTGGAGGAGACGCCGTGGGTTTACGCTGAGGTCGGCAAAGAGCTTCGGCTGAGCAGCCGTGACTCTCCGTACCTGAACGGCATCAATGTTGCCACGTGTCACGAGCTGAAGACGTATCTACATTTAGTAGATGGGTTTGTTAGCTCCACGTGTCCATTCAGAGAAACGGCTCGAAGAGTCCTCCATAGATGA